CAGGAAACTGCAGCTGCGGGTGATGTTAAACTTACTGAAAATGATATTGGAGTAATTGAAAAATTATTAAATCGCTGAATATTTTGCACATTTTCTTTATTTTATAGTATACTGACTTTTATGGATACTCATTGCTTGACTACGGATGAATTGCCAGATTTAACAATTGAAAAGATTGGATCTTCAAGTGTAGTTTCTCCCATTGTAAGAAGCAGAGATTACTTCACTAATGACCATGAAAAAATTCTAATATATTCACATTCTAAAGATTTAAAAGCATGTCAAAACTCTGATAAAGAACTTCCAATGTTTGAAAGAGCTGGTCCAAGGCAAAGAATCTTCTTTGACGGAAAAAAAATAAACTGTGGAATAGTTACTTGTGGAGGATTATGTCCTGGGCTCAATGATGTAATACGGACAATCGTTCTTAGCCTTATATGGCAATATGGTGTCAGGAAAGTTTTCGGCTTTCGCTATGGATATGCAGGCCTGTCATCAAGCGCCCCTAAAGAACCATTAGTATTAACCCCGGAAACTGTTGATGAAATTCAACATAAAGGAGGAGATATCCTGTCGTTGTCCCGCGGTCAGCAAGATTCGGATGATATAGTTAGCAATCTGGAAAAAAGAGAAATTAGTTTATTATTTGTTATTGGGGGCGATGGCACACTAAGAGGAGCTTCAGATATAGTTAAAGCGATAAAGAAAAGAGATTTAAAAATTGGGGTAATTGGAGTTCCGAAGACAATTGATAACGATATCTGCGCAGTAGAGCAGTCTTTTGGCTTTTCAACAGCTGTTGAAGCGTCGCGTTCAGCAATTTGCGGAGCACACGAAGAAGCCAAAGGAGCCTGGAATGGTGTTGGGTTAGTTAAACTAATGGGCAGGGATTCTGGCTTTATTGCTGCTTATGCTACTCTGGCAAACAGTGATGCAAACTTCTGTTTTATCCCGGAAGTACCTCTTGTTTTAAAAGGAGAAAACGGATTTTTACGTCTACTTGAGAAACGTCTGGACAGGAAGCATCACGCTCTAATTGTAGTAGCTGAAGGAGCGGGACAGGACTTGATACAAGAAGCTGGTTATCAAGAAAGAGATGCTTCCGGTAATATTGTATATAAGGATATCGGAGGATTCTTAAAGAAGGAAATTATAAAATATTTTAAAGAGAAGAAAAAACCATTGGTTTTAAAGTATATAGATCCAAGCTATATAATCCGAAGTATACCTGCCAATTCTCAAGATTCGGCATTTTGCCTGATGCTTGGACAAAATGCTGTGCATGCCGGGATGTCAGGCAGAACAAATATGGTAATAAGCTACTGGAACCAGTACTTTGTGCATATCCCCATATCACTGGCTGTTCTGAAGAAGAAAAAAGTTGACCCAAACGGCCATTTATGGCAGACTGTTTTGGAAACGACCGGTCAGGTATGATTCAAACATTTATGTGCTTACCTCCGCTTGTAAACAAAAACTTTAGGAAAATTTATGAAAGAGTGTAATGTTCAAGAGAATAAGCTAAATTGCAACTGCACTTATGAACCGTGCAGTAAGAAAGGTATTTGCTGCGAATGTATTAACTATCATTGGCAAATGGGACAATTCTCTGCCTGTTTCTTCCCTGATGATATTGAGAAAACGTATGATAGAAGCATTGAAAAATTTATGGAAACCTATCAGGAAAGAGGAAAGTGGTGGTAAAAACAGTTCGCGGGACAAGTGATATATTACCAAGTGATGTAGGTACCTGGCAGGCGTTAGAGCTTGTTTCCAGAAATCTGCTGGAAGCTTATGATT
The bacterium DNA segment above includes these coding regions:
- a CDS encoding ATP-dependent 6-phosphofructokinase — encoded protein: MDTHCLTTDELPDLTIEKIGSSSVVSPIVRSRDYFTNDHEKILIYSHSKDLKACQNSDKELPMFERAGPRQRIFFDGKKINCGIVTCGGLCPGLNDVIRTIVLSLIWQYGVRKVFGFRYGYAGLSSSAPKEPLVLTPETVDEIQHKGGDILSLSRGQQDSDDIVSNLEKREISLLFVIGGDGTLRGASDIVKAIKKRDLKIGVIGVPKTIDNDICAVEQSFGFSTAVEASRSAICGAHEEAKGAWNGVGLVKLMGRDSGFIAAYATLANSDANFCFIPEVPLVLKGENGFLRLLEKRLDRKHHALIVVAEGAGQDLIQEAGYQERDASGNIVYKDIGGFLKKEIIKYFKEKKKPLVLKYIDPSYIIRSIPANSQDSAFCLMLGQNAVHAGMSGRTNMVISYWNQYFVHIPISLAVLKKKKVDPNGHLWQTVLETTGQV
- a CDS encoding DUF6485 family protein; this translates as MKECNVQENKLNCNCTYEPCSKKGICCECINYHWQMGQFSACFFPDDIEKTYDRSIEKFMETYQERGKWW